The segment CGGCGTGCGCATCGAATTCACCTCGCCGGGGAAAAGACCCACGCCCCGTCCGGGGCCGGACATCTGCGCTCACTGACACGGGGCGATCATAATCGAAGTCTTTCAAGGTCCGCCGTTCGATCGGGGACCCGATCACCCGGTCGATGGAGCACACCACACTCTTGTCTTCCCGGGTGACGAGGGTGAGGGCGGCACCGCTGCAGCCGGCACGCCCCGTGCGCCCGATCCGGTGGATGTAGGCCTCCGGGGTGGACGGCACGTCGTAGTTGATCACGTGCGACACCTTGGAAATATCGATCCCGCGCGCGACGATATCGGTCGCCACCAGGACCTGGAACCTGCCGCTGCGAAATCCGTCCAGCGCCGCCTGACGGCGCCCCTGAGAGAGGTTCCCCTGCAGCGAGGCCGACCGGTGCCCGGCCTTGGCCAGCTGCTCGCCCAGACGCTTCGCCCTGTGCTTGGTGCGGGTGAAGACGAGGACAGGCCCGCTCCCAACCTGGACCAGCAGTTCCATCAACAGGGCCGTCTTGAGATGCTGGGCGACCGGGTAGAGGGCGTGGCTCACCGTATGGGCAGGCGCATCGGCCCCGATCCGGCAGGTGGCCGGGTCGCGCAGGACCTCGCCGGCGAGGCGTTTGATCTCGGTTGGCATCGTCGCGGAAAAGAGCAGATTCTGCCTCCTGGACGGAAGATATCCGATAATCCGCCGGACATCCGGCAGGAAGCCCATATCGAACAGGTAGTCAGCCTCATCGAGGATCAGCACTTCGACATGCGCCAGATCCAGGGTGCCTTGACGGAGGTGGTCCAGGAGCCGGCCAGGGCAGGCGATGACCACCTCGACCCCCCGTTTGAAGGCCGAGGCCTGCGGGTTGAAGCCGACGCCGCCATAGACTGCCGTGCTGCGGATCCGAGTCCCGCGCGCGAGGGTCTGGAATTCTCCGTGGATCTGTTCGGCGAGTTCGCGCGTGGGAGCCACGACCAGGGCACGCACCGGGCCGGGCTTTGCCTGCAGAAACCGTTGCAGAACGGGCAGCGCAAACGCGGCGGTCTTGCCGGTGCCGGTCTGGGCCAACCCCAGGACGTCGCGTCCCTGCATCACCAAGGGGATGGCTTGTTTCTGGATTGGAGTGGGGGTGGTGTAACCCGCGGCCGCCACTGCGGCCATCAGATTGCGATTCAAACCAAATGTTTCAAAACCCATCAAATTCTTCTTTCTCTTTCTGAAGGTCAAAAAAAAACCCCGGAACGATTCCGGGGTTCACGCTATTGTCATGTCTACCTGGGAAAAAGCCGTTTACTGTGTTTAAGCTATCCTTTGCTATGATCATTGTCAAGCATTATCCGTTTTTAAATTTTCCAATCGCTTGCCACACGCTGCTGCATCGGTCCGTAATCACCGAAACCGGTTCCGTATCCTCTTCGAGTTCTCCTGTGCAGATCAAAGACGCCTGCGAAACAAACGCTCTTTTCGGATTAAAAACCCGGCCGCGCCGGATTGTCATTTCAGTGTAGACAGTGCATAGGGCCGACCTGGAAACGACTATCCAACACGGCTGCATCTCTGAGCCAAGAATGAGGATTCTTATATCACTCTAAAATAAATCAACCATTTGCGCAAAAGCTAGTGGTAAAGCGCTGCGGCAGCAAATGCGCAGATTGACGCCGCCATCGGGGAAAGAGACTATCTCCGGAGGCAGACCGGACAGAGGCGCCTTGACGCTCTTCCCCTTTTCGCTTGACGCAAACCCGGCAGTCGGTTATAGCGCTTTCCTGAGTATTTAAATCTTCGCCACGGCATTTCGGTGACTTTCCTTCCTGAACAACATGAATTCAGAGATTCAGCACGCGATTCGCGGTGTGTCGCCGCAAATCGGCAAATCAACAGCGATTGTCCGGTCCATCTCAAAGCGGAGGGGAAAATGGCTATCAAGTCCGAACAGGAGTATCGGGAGCGTGTGTCCAAACTGAGGCCGAAGCTTTTCATCGGGGGCAGGAAGGTCGAGGACCTGAACGCGCACCCCGTCACCCGGAGCGTCATCGAGGCGACCGCGCGCGTTTACGAGCTGACCCTGGATCCCCGTTACCAGGACACCATGCAGAGCGTCTCGCACCTGACCGGAGAACCGGTCAGCCGGGCCCTGCACATCCACCAGAGCCGCGAGGACCTCCTCAAGCGCCTCGACATGGCGCGCCTGAGCAGCCAGAAGCTCGGCACTTGCAACTACCGCTGCCCTGGCAACGAGATGCTCCCCTCCCTCGCCTCGACCACCTGGGAGATCGATCAGGACAAGGGCACTGAATACCACCAGCGCTTCAACGCCTACCTGAAGTATGCCCAGGAGAACGACCTGGTGGTGAGCGGCTCCGTCACCGACCCGAAAGGGGATCGCAGCAAGCGGCCCCTCGAACAGGACCCCGACTACTATGTCCACGTCGTCGAAAAACGGCCCGACGGAATCGTGGTGAGCGGGGCGAAACAGCATGCGACAGGCGCTTACGCGGCGGACGAAACGCTGGTGCTGCCGGGGATCTCATGCCGAAAGGGCGAGGAGGACTATGCCCTGGCGTTCGTGATCCCGAACGGGGCCGAGGGGGTGACCTACATCGGCCAATACAACGCCTTCAGCACGGAGCGGGAGTCCGAATCGGACCTGCGGGTGATCGGCAACCCGGTCTATGGACAGCGCGAAACGTGCCTCGTCGTGTTCGACCGGGTATTCGTCCCCTGGGAACGGGTCTTCATGTGCGGTGAGGTGGAGTACACCCAGAAGTTCATCACCCGGTTCGCCAAGACCCACCGGATGAACTGCGGCGGGGCCTGCAAGGTGGGTTTCATGGACCTGATCATCGGCGCGACCCAGTTGATCGCCGAATACAACGGCCTCCCCAACGTCTCGCACATCGCCCAGAAGATCACCCGGATGCTCCAGTTGAACGACACGTCCCTCGCCTGCGCGACGGCCGCCGCCTTCATGGGAAAAGAAGAGCCGGCCGGCTCGGGCGTCTTCATGCCTGATGAGGCGATGAGCAACATCGCCAAACTCAACACCAACGACGGCTTCTGGGAGGTCATGGCCCTCGCCGGGGACATCGCCGGCGGCGTCTCCGTGACCATGCCGAGCGAAAAGGAGCTCGACAACCCGGAAACGAGGGACTACGTCATGAAGTATCTCGGCGCGGCGGCGCCGGCGCACAAACGGATGCGGATCATCCGGTTCCTGCAGAACTGGGTCGCCGGACTCCATGGGGTCGGGACCTATCAGGGCTCCGGCCCGAGCCAGAACCAGATCATGGTCCTTTACCGCATAGCGGATCTCGAAAGCAGGAAGCGCATGGCCGAGGAACTGGCCAACGTCCACGCCTAGAGTCGGCGGATGGCCTGGGAGCGGCTGTGAAGAGCGCGCTCCCAGGCGGCCCGGGTGGTGATCACTGCGCAGACATGCGTAACGGCGCGCCGCAGGACTCCATCTCGTCAAAGCCTGGCCTTTTTATCCGCGGGAGCCCCTTTTCACGGCCTTGATGGCGATAAAAGCGCCCTTTCCGAACCCGTCCTCCACGGTTCCGGGCAGCCCCCCCGGGATCAGGGTCTGTTTTATCTCCACGGGGTCGAAGTCCGTCTCCCGCAAATGTTCCATCACCTCGTCGGTCGAGAAGAACGTCGCCTCCCGGTAAAACCGGCTTTCTCCCTTGTGGGCTGCATATCTTCTGCCGAGTTCGCTCAGCCTGTCCACGAAACCCACGATGATGGAGCCCTCGCGCTTCAAGACCCGCGCAGCCTCCCTGAACGTTGCAAGGATGTCGTCCACGAAGCAAATCGTGGTCACCATCAGCACGAAATCGAAGACACCGGTGCGGAACGGCAGGGCCTCGGCCACGCCCCGGCAGACATCGAGGCCAAGCACCCTGGCCTTCTCAGACATCTTTTCAGAGGGGTCGACCCCGATCTTCACACCGAATGGGACAGCGAACTTCCCGGATCCGATGCCTACCTCCATGCCTCTTGCGCCAAGGGGAGGAATCAGCCTGCGCACCGCTTCGAGTTCCAGGTGATAAAAAGCAGGATGCCTGTCGAACCAATCCTCGTAGGCATCGGTAAACGCGTCGAACGCTTCTGTTCTAGCCATCACAGTCTCACGGACCTTTCACTCTTCACACAAGGGAGCCTGTCGGCATCGCAGGACCATGCTCTGGCAACAGCAGGGAAACATGAGGATATTCAAAAAGCGATGCACATATACCTGTGCAACCCGCCATTATAGCGTTGCAGCAAAGGCGGACAACCCGCAAGCGTTTCGGGCCGGGGGTGGAAATGAAAACGGTTTTGTCTTCCGGCATATCTCTTGCTTAATCGTAGGCGGCTGGATGTAAACCCTCCTCACGACAAAAGCTGAATCTCAATGCGCATGATTTCATTACCCACAGGATGTAACATATCCGTTGCCTAAAGGAAAACTTCAATGGAACGTTTCAATGCCCTGATCAAGAGATTCGGAGAAACCATCGGGATTCCCGATCTCGACCTGGACGAAGACGGGTACTGCTGCCTGGAGTTTGACGGTCACATCGTCAACATCGAATTCGCCCCACGCTCGGAGGAATTCTTCTTTTACGCCTGCATCGCAGACCTGCCCGAAACGGATCACCAAGCCCTCTGCGAGATGCTCCTCGAAGCGAATTTCTTTTTCCGCGGGACCCATGGGGCTACCTTTGGCATCGACAAACAATCGAAACAAATCATCCTGGCCGCAAAGAAACCTATCGCGGCGGTTGACGGACGCCTTTTCGAATCGATGATGGAAGATTTCGTCAACGCCACTATCGGTTGGAAACAAAGGCTTGCGGCCTTCCAGGAGCGGAACGGATCGGAGGAAGCACCGGAGACCGGATTCAGCTCCGATTTTCTTGAGCGAAGGGCCTGAGCCTAGTTTCCACCCGGAAATGAGGATTTTTGGCCCATATCAAGGAAATCAAGCGTTCGCGCGGAAGCGACCTGCAGGTCGCCGCACAAGCAAACGTGTAGATTGACGCCGAGATTGGCCAAAAAGACCATTTCCGGATTGGAAACCGGGTTCTACCGGGAAATCATTTCCAGATGGGAGCGAGCCTAACGAAACGGGAGGCGTCCAATACAGCCGCTTATGGTTCGCCGCGTCTGATGGGTGTTGGACAAGGGCTCGATCATCTTTCGCTCAGGAAAGCCTCCATGACTGCTTTCGTTTCCCGCAACCGATCTTCGAGCACCGCCAATCGAGACCGTGCCGCGTCCACATCACCTCTGCCAACGGATTTTTCGATCTCCATGGCCTCATGCCGTATCGCCTCTGCACCCACACTCGCGGCGGCCCCTTTGATCGTATGGGCCCACCGCTCCGCACCGGGACCGTCCCGGCTCTCAAGAAACGTTCCAAGACGTTGAATCTGCTGCGGGATGTCCAACAAAAAGGCCTCGGCAATCTCCTCCATCAGATCGTGGTCTCCCATCAACCGATCGAGGAGGCCACTCCTGTCCCAAACGGACATCTCAGAAGGGGACGGTTTTTCCGTTTCTTTCGCTCCCTCCCCTGGATGCGTCTTTGCCCTCCTGCTCGCATCATCCGCCAGCCACTTTTCGAGGACTTCGGCCAGGGCCAAATGCCCCACGGGCTTCGCCACATAGTCGTTCATGCCGGCGGCCAGGCATCTTTCCCGGTCCCCCGCCATGGCATGGGCCGTCATGGCGATGATGGGGACTGTGTTCGGGCCAGACAGGTTTCTGGAGCTGCGGATCGCCCTGGTGGCCTCCAGACCGTCCATCACCGGCATCTGGACATCCATCAGCACCAGGTCGTAAACGACCTGCTCCAAGGCTTCGATCGCCTCGGCGCCATTGGCAACGGCATCGGCCTTCAGCCCCAGCTTTTTAAGGATGCCCAAAGCCACCTGCCGGTTGGTGGCGTTGTCCTCGGCCAACAGGATGCGCACCGGACGATCGGCAAAAATCATCAGCGCTTCACGCGCCGAATGCCGTGTGGTGATAGGCCGGTGCTTCACAAACGCCCCCAAACGCTCCATCAACGACAAAGACAACGCTACCTGCAGCTCTTCGTTGCGAACGGGCTTGGTCAGGTAAGCGGCAAACCCGGCCTTCGCAAAGCGCCGGGCATCTCCCCGGCTCCCCAGAGAGGTGAGCATCACCAGGCGGGTATCGGCCAGCCGTTCATCGGCCAGAATCATCCTGCCCAATGTTTCTCCGTCCAGACCCGGCATCTGCATATCGATAACCGCCAAACGGAACGGATCCCCTTCCTCCTTGGCCTGCAACAGGGCCTCAATAGCCGCTGGGCCGTCCTTCGACTCCTCCGGCCGCATGCCCCAGGAGGTCAACCGCCCTGTCAGAATCTCTCGTCCGGTGGTGTTGTCATCCACTACCAGGACCCTCACCCCCCGCAGGTCGGAATAAACGGGCGGCTCCTGTTCCCCTTGCTCCGGCTGTTTACGCAGGTCCACCGTGAACCAGAACTCAGATCCCTTGCCCTCCCGGCTGTTGACCCCCATCCTCCCTCCCATCATCTCAACCAGCTGCTTCGCTATGGCCAGCCCCAAACCGCTGCCGCCGTAGAGGCGCGTGGTCGAAGCATCTACCTGGCTGAATTTCTGAAAGATGAGTTCCAGTTTGTTTTCCGGGATACCGATCCCTGTGTCCCGCACCGTGAAGCACAGCGTCGCCTCCTCGTCCGACTCCGAGGTTACGCTG is part of the Desulfatiglans anilini DSM 4660 genome and harbors:
- a CDS encoding class I SAM-dependent methyltransferase, encoding MARTEAFDAFTDAYEDWFDRHPAFYHLELEAVRRLIPPLGARGMEVGIGSGKFAVPFGVKIGVDPSEKMSEKARVLGLDVCRGVAEALPFRTGVFDFVLMVTTICFVDDILATFREAARVLKREGSIIVGFVDRLSELGRRYAAHKGESRFYREATFFSTDEVMEHLRETDFDPVEIKQTLIPGGLPGTVEDGFGKGAFIAIKAVKRGSRG
- a CDS encoding type III secretion system chaperone, producing the protein MERFNALIKRFGETIGIPDLDLDEDGYCCLEFDGHIVNIEFAPRSEEFFFYACIADLPETDHQALCEMLLEANFFFRGTHGATFGIDKQSKQIILAAKKPIAAVDGRLFESMMEDFVNATIGWKQRLAAFQERNGSEEAPETGFSSDFLERRA
- a CDS encoding DEAD/DEAH box helicase yields the protein MGFETFGLNRNLMAAVAAAGYTTPTPIQKQAIPLVMQGRDVLGLAQTGTGKTAAFALPVLQRFLQAKPGPVRALVVAPTRELAEQIHGEFQTLARGTRIRSTAVYGGVGFNPQASAFKRGVEVVIACPGRLLDHLRQGTLDLAHVEVLILDEADYLFDMGFLPDVRRIIGYLPSRRQNLLFSATMPTEIKRLAGEVLRDPATCRIGADAPAHTVSHALYPVAQHLKTALLMELLVQVGSGPVLVFTRTKHRAKRLGEQLAKAGHRSASLQGNLSQGRRQAALDGFRSGRFQVLVATDIVARGIDISKVSHVINYDVPSTPEAYIHRIGRTGRAGCSGAALTLVTREDKSVVCSIDRVIGSPIERRTLKDFDYDRPVSVSADVRPRTGRGSFPRRGEFDAHAGRHGKAAGDRPKASAGRR
- a CDS encoding 4-hydroxyphenylacetate 3-hydroxylase N-terminal domain-containing protein translates to MAIKSEQEYRERVSKLRPKLFIGGRKVEDLNAHPVTRSVIEATARVYELTLDPRYQDTMQSVSHLTGEPVSRALHIHQSREDLLKRLDMARLSSQKLGTCNYRCPGNEMLPSLASTTWEIDQDKGTEYHQRFNAYLKYAQENDLVVSGSVTDPKGDRSKRPLEQDPDYYVHVVEKRPDGIVVSGAKQHATGAYAADETLVLPGISCRKGEEDYALAFVIPNGAEGVTYIGQYNAFSTERESESDLRVIGNPVYGQRETCLVVFDRVFVPWERVFMCGEVEYTQKFITRFAKTHRMNCGGACKVGFMDLIIGATQLIAEYNGLPNVSHIAQKITRMLQLNDTSLACATAAAFMGKEEPAGSGVFMPDEAMSNIAKLNTNDGFWEVMALAGDIAGGVSVTMPSEKELDNPETRDYVMKYLGAAAPAHKRMRIIRFLQNWVAGLHGVGTYQGSGPSQNQIMVLYRIADLESRKRMAEELANVHA